The following DNA comes from Acidobacteriota bacterium.
AAAGTAAAAGGTGCTTCCCCGGCCCGCTTCGCTCTCAACCCGGATTTCGCCTCCCATGCGCCTGACAAGCTTGCGGGCGATGGCCAATCCCAACCCGGTGCCGCCGTATTTCCGTGTGCTGGAGCCGTCCACTTGGGTGAAGGCCTGAAAGATCACTTCCTGCTGCTTCTTGCTGATGCCGATTCCAGAATCCGCCACCGAAAACTGCAGCACAACGTCCTCTTCACGATCCTCAAGGACCTCGGCGGCCACCACGATCTCGCCTTTTTCAGTGAATTTGACGGCGTTTCCCAGCAGGTTGAGCAGGACTTGGCGCAGGCGTCCGGGGTCGCCGCGCAGTTTTTCGGGCAGGTTGGAAGGCATGTCGCAGACCAGCTCGAGGGGATCGTCGGCGCGAAGGGGTAGGGTCTTGAGCGTGTCGCGGACGCAGTCGGAAAGGTTGAAAGTGATCGAGTCCAGGTCGAAGCGTCCCGCCTCGATCTTGGAAAAGTCGAGAATGTCATTGATCAGTTGCAGCAGATGTCGCGCCGAGGAGCGCACCATCGTCAGGTACTCGGTCTGTTCGCCCGAGAGGTCGGTCTCCAGGGCCAAGTCGGTCATTCCGATGATGCCGTTCATGGGGGTGCGGATTTCATGGCTCATGTTGGCCAGAAATTCGCTTTTGGCGCAATTGGCGGCTTCGGCTTCCAGGGCCATCCGATTGGCCCGCTCGATGGCCTTTTCAAACTGGACGTGGGTGGCTTCCAACTCGCGGTTGACCGCCTCGGCCTGCTCTTTGGCCCGGCGCAACTCGTCCTCGACTTGCTTCTGTTCGGTGATGTCGTGGATCAGTACGAAGTATCCGCCAGGGCGCTCACCCTCCAGATCGGGAACCAGAACGGCATTGAAGCGCCGCATCCCTCCCTGGCGCTTGAGGTCCATTTCATAGCCGCAACATTCTCCTGCAAGGGCCCGGTCGATGTAGGGCTTGAAGCGCCTGTAGTTGGCTCCAACCACCTCCTTGACCCGCATTCCAACCATCTCTTCGGGAGGGTGGTTGAAGTAAGAGGCATAGCGGCGGTTGACGAACTTGTAGCGCTCCTGGTCGTCGACCTGTGCGATCAGGGCGGGTAGAGAATCGGCGATGACCCGCAGTTGCTTTTCGTTCTTCCTGAGCAGGCGTTGGGCCTTCTTGCGCCGGGTGATGTCTTGACCGACGGCCAAAACTCCCGCCGGCTTGCCCTGCTCGTCGAGAAATCCGCTGACGTTCCAGAGCAGGACGCGGCGCCGGCCGTCCTTGGTCAGGACCTCGCCCTCCTCCGTCTGCACCGAATCGCCCTCCAGAGCCAGCCGCAGCTTGTCGCCGATTTGTTGCCGCAGTTGTTGGGGAATGATGAGTTGCAGGCAGTCCTTGCCAAGGGCTTCTGAGCGGGGTGTCCCCAGCAGGCGCTCGGCCTCGGGGTTCCAGTCCATGATGCGCAGGTCGGGAGCCAGGACCAGAACCACCACGCCGGCGCTCTCGAAGAAGGACTGAAAGAGCGAAGCGGGAGAGGCGATCGAGACAGGGCGGGACTTGTCATCCCAGGCGGAGCCCATCCACTTCTGACTGTTGCTGGCAGTCGCCATATCGTCTGTCCCGGTCCCCAGATCCTCTGAACCGAAGGTTCTTGGATAAGGTCCGTATCGGCGACCATGCCCAAAATACTTAGTCTTTTTTCACGTAATGAGGCACGGATTCGAGATTCCAGTCCAAGACTAAACCGGAGGCGATGCGGCGGGCCGTCTGGGCGCCCCACAGCTGCTCCACTACATAAAGGGCGTTTTCGTAACTGGCCACCCCTCCTCCCCCTGTGATGAACTTGCCGTCGCGGACAAAGCGCTTGTCCTTGACGGGCTTGATGGCGGGAAAGCGCTCTGCCAGTTTGTCGATGTCGGGCGGGTAGGTCATGGCGAAACGTCCCTTGAGAAGTCCGGCTTGAGCCAAGTAGAAGGCCCCCCAGCAATTGGAGAGGACCCAATCGGCCGAGTGGGCGTTTCGTCTGACCCAGTCGATGACCGGCTGTTTGGCTTCCAGGTCGCTCTCGTAGTCGACAAAGCTGGGAATGATGAGGATGTCGATGGGCGGATGGTCGTCGAGCGCATAGTCGGGCTGGAAGAGCAAACCTTCTGCCGAAGTAATGGCTTCCAGGCGTGGAGCCACCAGGAAGACTTTGACCTCGCGCCCCGCTTGGTCGGCGTGTTCGAAAACGTCGTAAGGGGCCACGAACTCGGTGTTGTAAACGCCGGGATAGACCAGGATTCCGACATTCACCCTGTCGGCGGCCTGAAGCAGGCCGCCGCTCAGGAGGAGGGCCGCCCACAGCGCCGGGATCGCGGGAAATCTCATAGTTGGGCCAAAATAGCATAGAGGTTAGCCGTCTTGGCCCCGTGCTGCTGTGGGAAGGCGAGGAAATGTCTGCTAAACTCGCCTTCCAAGCGGCACAGGAGAATAAGCAAATGTCATTGAAGCAATGGATTCGTAGTCAGGCCGGCTGGAGGGTCTGTACAATGTTGATCGTGGTGGTGCTGGGCGTGACGTCTTGCACGGGACCGGATGGAGGGGAGCCAGTCGTCGAGGTGGAGCAATATGATGCCAGGACGTTTTTCGAGACCCTTGCGGTGGCGGGCGCTTCGTTCTCGCCGGACGAGTCGAAGATTCTGTTCACGAGCGACGC
Coding sequences within:
- a CDS encoding response regulator: MATASNSQKWMGSAWDDKSRPVSIASPASLFQSFFESAGVVVLVLAPDLRIMDWNPEAERLLGTPRSEALGKDCLQLIIPQQLRQQIGDKLRLALEGDSVQTEEGEVLTKDGRRRVLLWNVSGFLDEQGKPAGVLAVGQDITRRKKAQRLLRKNEKQLRVIADSLPALIAQVDDQERYKFVNRRYASYFNHPPEEMVGMRVKEVVGANYRRFKPYIDRALAGECCGYEMDLKRQGGMRRFNAVLVPDLEGERPGGYFVLIHDITEQKQVEDELRRAKEQAEAVNRELEATHVQFEKAIERANRMALEAEAANCAKSEFLANMSHEIRTPMNGIIGMTDLALETDLSGEQTEYLTMVRSSARHLLQLINDILDFSKIEAGRFDLDSITFNLSDCVRDTLKTLPLRADDPLELVCDMPSNLPEKLRGDPGRLRQVLLNLLGNAVKFTEKGEIVVAAEVLEDREEDVVLQFSVADSGIGISKKQQEVIFQAFTQVDGSSTRKYGGTGLGLAIARKLVRRMGGEIRVESEAGRGSTFYFTVILNKVGAPSQRDAKSGWTGSQLKGRRALIAETNRTGLEVLRNSLTARGMEVEGVTSGLQALKVVEEAEDRRQPFDLLLIDNHLHDFQAFALVQRMRDELGCRSSVIVSTRTGIRGDAVRCRQLGIGAYLLKPITSSDLMTTVSTVLRAAASPQPAQLVTRHTLREKRRRLRVLLGEDNPVNMKLALHLLEKRGHRVTAVSDGKAALKEARRQEFDIILMDIQMPEMDGLEATAAIRRWEEAKERRTPILALTAHAMKGDRDRCLEAGMDGYVAKPIKPEELFEAMETLTGKSVRPSNASRQEHNSSGGRKLFDRQQLMERVDHDLELLGEIVELFVEDYPQLLEKIEKAIAEEDAHGLERSAHALKGSVANFMAEPAREAAFRLEQMGRQENLQAAPQALESLKAELQRLVPTLQNLVQEGHL
- a CDS encoding DJ-1/PfpI family protein is translated as MRFPAIPALWAALLLSGGLLQAADRVNVGILVYPGVYNTEFVAPYDVFEHADQAGREVKVFLVAPRLEAITSAEGLLFQPDYALDDHPPIDILIIPSFVDYESDLEAKQPVIDWVRRNAHSADWVLSNCWGAFYLAQAGLLKGRFAMTYPPDIDKLAERFPAIKPVKDKRFVRDGKFITGGGGVASYENALYVVEQLWGAQTARRIASGLVLDWNLESVPHYVKKD